A region of Sparus aurata chromosome 8, fSpaAur1.1, whole genome shotgun sequence DNA encodes the following proteins:
- the tes gene encoding testin — protein MEIEKEVKKMTLGHEFGAGAACLKCKDKCEGFELHFWRKICRNCKCGLTEHNVQMNSEENKKVGKLFEDTKYTGLIAKLKKDGIPSYKGNMMTITLPSPATAYVVPPSASSSVVPPSATVGYVQPAGAASGTAPGRAPAPAPAQVQVQPVPGSITPTKANKVPVAVSATAANVVPVPKDVPMKSVTYEWAPPVANKYVAVRYIELLPPEKRPVAGTEGAAYRRQQMDRQLPEHDQDPSKCHELSPAEVKQMQQYVRKYKDEALGVGDVMLPEEMALVWAGGHGGAGVGASGAPGAAGAGVGPGVGTPGASAGAGGGAGGAGFRPGVGGAGVGAGAGSGFGPGVGGSTVGAGPGGAWVGAGIGPGAGSGAGGSRAGAGPGGAGVGAGTGSGFGPGVAGSGVGPGGAGVGAGAGYGFGPGAAGSGVGPGGAGVGSGSGFGPGAAGSGVGPGGAGTLSGPGVGQLAGFGPAGGAGGAMGTTATAGAMGIPGAQQAGLPQQNFSCHHCQQPMKMGEPAVYAERAGYDKMWHPACFVCCTCTELLVDMIYFWKKGKLYCGRHYGDSEKPRCGGCDELIFSNEYTQAEGQNWHLKHFCCFECDCILAGETYVMENDKPVCKPCYMRNYAVKCSSCQGAVEPEAQRVSYGEHHWHAEPQCFKCSGCSKCLIGQRFMAVRNFLFCSVECKKKTTA, from the exons ATGGAGATAGAGAAGGAAGTGAAGAAG ATGACCCTCGGGCACGAGTTTGGCGCTGGAGCGGCCTGTTTGAAATGCAAAGACAAGTGTGAGGGCTTCGAGCTGCATTTCTGGAG GAAAATCTGCAGAAACTGTAAATGTGGTCTCACAGAGCACAATGTTCAGATGAACTCGGAGGAGAACAAGAAGGTAGGCAAGCTGTTCGAGGACACCAAGTACACCGGCCTCATCGCCAAGCTGAAGAAGGACGGCATCCCTAGCTACAAGGGCAACATGATGACCATCACTCTGCCGAGCCCTGCCACTGCCTACGTTGTACCACCAAGtgcttcttcctctgtggtgCCCCCGTCTGCCACAGTTGGTTATGTACAGCCTGCAGGAGCTGCTTCAGGTACAGCACCCGGAAGGGCTCCGGCTCCAGCTCCGgctcaggttcaggttcagccCGTACCAGGCAGCATCACACCTACCAAGGCTAACAAAGTGCCAGTTGCTGTCAGTGCCACAGCTGCCAATGTAGTTCCAGTCCCTAAAGATGTGCCAATGAAGTCTGTTACCTATGAGTGGGCGCCACCAGTGGCCAATAAGTATGTG GCGGTGCGTTACATTGAGCTGCTCCCACCAGAGAAACGTCCGGTTGCTGGTACAGAGGGAGCTGCTTACCGTCGGCAGCAGATGGACCGCCAGCTGCCCGAACACGACCAGGACCCGTCCAAGTGCCATGAGCTTAGCCCTGCTGAGGTCAAGCAAATGCAGCAGTACGTCCGCAAGTACAAGGATGAGGCCCTGGGAGTTGGAGATGTTATGCTGCCTGAAGAGATGGCTCTGGTTTGGGCAGGAGGACATGGTGGAGCTGGTGTTGGTGCTAGCGGTGCACCTGGTGCTGCAGGAGCAGGGGTTGGACCTGGGGTTGGTACACCGGGGGCTAGTGCTGGAGCTGGTGGTGGAGCAGGAGGGGCTGGGTTTAGACCAGGAGTTGGTGGTGCTGGGgttggagctggagctggtTCTGGATTTGGACCTGGAGTAGGGGGTAGCACAGTTGGAGCTGGACCTGGTGGTGCTTGGGTTGGAGCTGGGATTGGACCTGGAGCTGGTTCCGgagcagggggcagcagagctGGAGCTGGACCTGGTGGTGCTGGGGTTGGAGCTGGCACTGGTTCTGGTTTTGGACCTGGAGTAGCGGGTAGTGGAGTTGGACCTGGTGGTGCTGGGGTTGGAGCTGGTGCTGGTTATGGTTTTGGACCTGGAGCAGCGGGTAGTGGAGTTGGACCTGGTGGTGCTGGGGTTGGATCTGGTTCTGGTTTTGGACCTGGAGCAGCGGGTAGTGGAGTTGGACCTGGTGGTGCTGGGACACTTTCAGGTCCAGGGGTTGGACAGCTGGCTGGTTTTGGGCCAGCCGGAGGAGCCGGAGGAGCCATGGGTACCACTGCCACTGCTGGAGCCATGGGCATCCCTGGAGCTCAGCAAGCTGGACTCCCACAGCAGAACTTT TCGTGCCATCACTGCCAGCAGCCGATGAAAATGGGCGAGCCTGCTGTCTATGCTGAGCGAGCTGGTTACGACAAGATGTGGCACCCAGCATGCTTCGTGTGTTGTACCTGCACTGAACTACTGGTGGACATGATCTACTTCTGGAAGAAAGGCAAGCTTTACTGCGGACGCCACTATGGAGACAGTGAGAAGCCACGCTGCGGAGGCTGTGATGAG CTGATCTTCAGTAATGAGTACACTCAGGCTGAGGGTCAGAACTGGCATCTGAAGCACTTCTGCTGCTTTGAGTGTGATTGCATCCTTGCTGGAGAGACGTACGTCATGGAGAATGACAAGCCTGTCTGCAAGCCATGCTACATGAGGAACTACGCTGTG AAATGCTCATCCTGCCAGGGCGCAGTGGAGCCCGAAGCCCAGAGGGTTTCCTACGGCGAACACCACTGGCACGCCGAGCCACAGTGCTTCAAGTGCTCCGGATGCTCCAAGTGCCTGATCGGCCAGCGCTTCATGGCAGTGCGAAACTTCCTCTTCTGCTCTGTGGAGTGCAAAAAGAAAACCACGGCTTAG
- the LOC115587228 gene encoding carboxypeptidase A1-like: MRGLLAFAALFVAVLGKETFEGHQVLRITAKDEAQLALIKDLEDMIHFELDFWRGVTDVASPVDVRVPFHSLQSVKVYLETKAIEYATMIEDLQALLEKEQEEMDAVARAGGARSTDSFDYANYHTISEIYNFQDMLVRENPNLVSKIVIGQSYEGRPLSVLKFSTGANRPGLWIDTGIHSREWVTQASGTWFAKKIATAYGSDPALTAILNNMDIFLLIMTNPDGFAYTQTNNRMWRKTRKPNPGSSCVGVDPNRNWDAGFGEPGASNNPCSETYRGPRANSESEVKSIVDFVRSHGNLKSFISIHSYSQMLLYPYGYTSTPAKDQAELHSLAKKAITDLASLYGTRYRYGSIINTIYPASGGTIDWTYNQGIKYSYTFELRDTGRYGFILPANQIIPTAQETWLALMAIMDHAYKNAY, translated from the exons ATGAGGGGGCTGCTCGCATTCGCCGCGCTGTTTGTGGCCGTTCTCGGCAAGGAGACATTTGAGGG GCATCAGGTGCTTCGCATTACTGCGAAAGATGAAGCCCAGCTGGCTCTTATCAAAGATCTGGAGGACATGATCCACTTCGAG ctggATTTCTGGAGAGGAGTAACCGATGTGGCCTCTCCTGTGGATGTCAGAGTTCCCTTCCACAGCCTGCAGTCTGTCAAAGTTTACCTGGAGACAAAGGCAATTGAGTACGCCACCATGATCGAAGACCTGCAG GCATTGttggagaaggagcaggaggagatggatgcTGTCGCTCGTGCTGGTGGCGCCAGATCCACTGACAGCTTCGACTACGCCAATTACCACACCATCAGCGAG ATCTACAACTTCCAGGACATGCTGGTGAGGGAGAATCCCAACCTGGTCAGCAAGATTGTGATCGGTCAGAGCTACGAGGGACGTCCCCTGAGTGTGCTCAAG TTCAGCACTGGAGCCAACCGTCCCGGCCTCTGGATTGACACTGGAATCCATTCCAGAGAGTGGGTCACTCAGGCCAGTGGCACCTGGTTTGCCAAAAAG ATTGCGACTGCTTATGGAAGTGACCCCGCCCTTACTGCCATCCTCAACAACATGGATATCTTCCTCCTGATTATGACCAACCCTGATGGCTTTGCCTACACCCAAACAAAT AACCGTATGTGGCGTAAGACCAGGAAGCCCAACCCTGGCTCAAGCTGTGTCGGAGTCGATCCCAACAGGAACTGGGATGCTGGTTTTGGAG AACCTGGTGCCAGCAACAACCCCTGCTCAGAGACTTACCGTGGACCCAGGGCTAACTCTGAGTCTGAGGTCAAGTCCATTGTTGACTTTGTGAGGTCCCACGGTAACCTCAAGTCCTTCATCTCCATCCATTCCTACTCCCAGATGCTCCTGTACCCCTACGGCTACACCAGTACTCCAGCCAAGGACCAAGCTGAGCTg CACAGTCTGGCTAAGAAGGCCATCACTGACCTGGCCTCCCTGTACGGTACTCGTTACAGATACGGCAGCATCATCAACACCATCT ACCCAGCCAGCGGTGGCACCATTGACTGGACCTACAACCAGGGCATCAAGTACTCCTACACCTTCGAGCTGAGGGACACTGGTCGTTACGGCTTCATCCTGCCCGCCAATCAGATCATCCCCACCGCCCAGGAGACTTGGCTGGCTCTGATGGCCATCATGGATCATGCCTACAAGAACGCCtactaa